A region from the Bubalus kerabau isolate K-KA32 ecotype Philippines breed swamp buffalo chromosome 23, PCC_UOA_SB_1v2, whole genome shotgun sequence genome encodes:
- the LOC129637911 gene encoding zinc finger protein 75D-like isoform X5, with protein sequence MMTVDLKVAEFLNPQIRALWETKGPVAENASQHKKHAPQTDSLSPERSHQHFRNFLYHEAAGPREVVDQLQELCRRWLRPEILSKEQILELVVLEQFLTILPGDTQTLIKKQHPQSIEEAVVLVEHLQRETGQTRNGVAVQELGKEAVLLGEAAEAPGFQLKPAESQPVGMSLEEEVWNIHQGLQEPLSRNTHKEPEPVCERVVPAHRILTFPEQTDTKDWTVAPELVLPESQSLLTFEEVAMYFSQEEWELLDPTQKALYNDVMQENYETVISLAVPAHQLLAFPKQTNTSEWTVAPELILPESQSLLTFEEVAMYFSQEEWELLDPTQKALYNDVMQENYETVISLALFVLPKPKVISCLEQGEEPWVQRPLEFKDSSEELPTGP encoded by the exons ATGATGACAGTAGATCTGAAGGTGGCTGAGTTCTTGAACCCTCAGATCAGAGCTCTTTGGGAGACCAAAGGACCTGTGGCAGAGAATGCCAGTCAGCATAAGAAACATGCTCCACAGACGGACAGTCTCAGTCCTGAGAGGTCTCACCAGCACTTCCGGAACTTCCTCTATCATGAAGCAGCTGGACCCCGGGAGGTAGTTGACCAGCTTCAAGAATTATGCCGTCGGTGGCTGAGGCCAGAGATTCTTTCAAAAGAGCAGATCTTGGAACTTGTGGTGCTAGAGCAGTTCCTGACCATTCTGCCCGGGGACACACAGACTCTCATAAAGAAGCAACATCCACAGAGCATCGAGGAGGCTGTGGTCCTGGTAGAACACTTGCAAAGGGAAACTGGCCAAACAAGGAATGGG GTTGCAGTCCAGGAGCTGGGAAAGGAGGCAGTGCTCTTGGGAGAAGCAGCAGAGGCCCCAGGCTTCCAGCTGAAGCCAGCAGAGTCCCAGCCAGTGGGCATGTCCCTGGAGGAAGAAGTTTGGAACATACACCAGGGTCTACAAGAGCCACTGAGCAGGAATACCCACAAAGAACCTGAGCCCGTATGTGAGAGGG TGGTGCCTGCTCACCGGATCCTAACCTTTCCTGAGCAGACAGACACCAAAGACTGGACAGTGGCACCTGAGCTTGTCTTGCCTGAGTCCCAG AGCTTGTTGACATTTGAAGAAGTGGCCATGTATTTTTCCCAGGAAGAATGGGAGTTACTGGATCCCACTCAGAAGGCCCTCTACAATGATGTAATGCAAGAAAACTATGAGACTGTCATCTCTCTAG CTGTGCCTGCTCACCAGCTCCTAGCCTTTCCTAAGCAGACAAATACCAGTGAGTGGACAGTGGCACCTGAGCTCATTCTGCCTGAGTCCCAG AGCTTGTTGACATTTGAAGAAGTGGCCATGTATTTTTCCCAGGAAGAATGGGAGTTACTGGATCCCACTCAGAAGGCCCTCTACAATGACGTAATGCAAGAAAACTATGAGACTGTCATCTCTCTAG CATTATTTGTGCTCCCCAAACCTAAAGTGATCTCCTGTCTAGAGCAAGGAGAAGAGCCATGGGTTCAAAGACCCCTGGAGTTCAAGGACAGTTCTGAAGAGCTGCCTACAG GACCCTAA
- the LOC129637911 gene encoding zinc finger protein 75D-like isoform X4, translating to MMTVDLKVAEFLNPQIRALWETKGPVAENASQHKKHAPQTDSLSPERSHQHFRNFLYHEAAGPREVVDQLQELCRRWLRPEILSKEQILELVVLEQFLTILPGDTQTLIKKQHPQSIEEAVVLVEHLQRETGQTRNGVAVQELGKEAVLLGEAAEAPGFQLKPAESQPVGMSLEEEVWNIHQGLQEPLSRNTHKEPEPVCERVVPAHRILTFPEQTDTKDWTVAPELVLPESQSLLTFEEVAMYFSQEEWELLDPTQKALYNDVMQENYETVISLAVPAHQLLAFPKQTNTSEWTVAPELILPESQSLLTFEEVAMYFSQEEWELLDPTQKALYNDVMQENYETVISLALFVLPKPKVISCLEQGEEPWVQRPLEFKDSSEELPTAM from the exons ATGATGACAGTAGATCTGAAGGTGGCTGAGTTCTTGAACCCTCAGATCAGAGCTCTTTGGGAGACCAAAGGACCTGTGGCAGAGAATGCCAGTCAGCATAAGAAACATGCTCCACAGACGGACAGTCTCAGTCCTGAGAGGTCTCACCAGCACTTCCGGAACTTCCTCTATCATGAAGCAGCTGGACCCCGGGAGGTAGTTGACCAGCTTCAAGAATTATGCCGTCGGTGGCTGAGGCCAGAGATTCTTTCAAAAGAGCAGATCTTGGAACTTGTGGTGCTAGAGCAGTTCCTGACCATTCTGCCCGGGGACACACAGACTCTCATAAAGAAGCAACATCCACAGAGCATCGAGGAGGCTGTGGTCCTGGTAGAACACTTGCAAAGGGAAACTGGCCAAACAAGGAATGGG GTTGCAGTCCAGGAGCTGGGAAAGGAGGCAGTGCTCTTGGGAGAAGCAGCAGAGGCCCCAGGCTTCCAGCTGAAGCCAGCAGAGTCCCAGCCAGTGGGCATGTCCCTGGAGGAAGAAGTTTGGAACATACACCAGGGTCTACAAGAGCCACTGAGCAGGAATACCCACAAAGAACCTGAGCCCGTATGTGAGAGGG TGGTGCCTGCTCACCGGATCCTAACCTTTCCTGAGCAGACAGACACCAAAGACTGGACAGTGGCACCTGAGCTTGTCTTGCCTGAGTCCCAG AGCTTGTTGACATTTGAAGAAGTGGCCATGTATTTTTCCCAGGAAGAATGGGAGTTACTGGATCCCACTCAGAAGGCCCTCTACAATGATGTAATGCAAGAAAACTATGAGACTGTCATCTCTCTAG CTGTGCCTGCTCACCAGCTCCTAGCCTTTCCTAAGCAGACAAATACCAGTGAGTGGACAGTGGCACCTGAGCTCATTCTGCCTGAGTCCCAG AGCTTGTTGACATTTGAAGAAGTGGCCATGTATTTTTCCCAGGAAGAATGGGAGTTACTGGATCCCACTCAGAAGGCCCTCTACAATGACGTAATGCAAGAAAACTATGAGACTGTCATCTCTCTAG CATTATTTGTGCTCCCCAAACCTAAAGTGATCTCCTGTCTAGAGCAAGGAGAAGAGCCATGGGTTCAAAGACCCCTGGAGTTCAAGGACAGTTCTGAAGAGCTGCCTACAG CCATGTAA
- the LOC129637911 gene encoding zinc finger protein 75D-like isoform X1, giving the protein MMTVDLKVAEFLNPQIRALWETKGPVAENASQHKKHAPQTDSLSPERSHQHFRNFLYHEAAGPREVVDQLQELCRRWLRPEILSKEQILELVVLEQFLTILPGDTQTLIKKQHPQSIEEAVVLVEHLQRETGQTRNGVAVQELGKEAVLLGEAAEAPGFQLKPAESQPVGMSLEEEVWNIHQGLQEPLSRNTHKEPEPVCERVVPAHRILTFPEQTDTKDWTVAPELVLPESQSLLTFEEVAMYFSQEEWELLDPTQKALYNDVMQENYETVISLAVPAHQLLAFPKQTNTSEWTVAPELILPESQSLLTFEEVAMYFSQEEWELLDPTQKALYNDVMQENYETVISLALFVLPKPKVISCLEQGEEPWVQRPLEFKDSSEELPTAGLKLKNDTENIQSLCLSDLEIQAPVAIASRKARLKVPQKTIGKENHGDVHRVGKLHRDFPVKKKKKLSTWKQELLKLMELQKKERAAERPFKCQECGKSFRVSSDLIKHQRVHTEEKPYKCQQCDKRFRWSSDLNKHLTTHQGIKPYKCSWCGKGFSQKTNLHTHQRTHTGEKPFTCHECGKKFNQNCHLIKHRRTHTGEQPYTCTTCRRNFSRRSSLLRHQKLHQ; this is encoded by the exons ATGATGACAGTAGATCTGAAGGTGGCTGAGTTCTTGAACCCTCAGATCAGAGCTCTTTGGGAGACCAAAGGACCTGTGGCAGAGAATGCCAGTCAGCATAAGAAACATGCTCCACAGACGGACAGTCTCAGTCCTGAGAGGTCTCACCAGCACTTCCGGAACTTCCTCTATCATGAAGCAGCTGGACCCCGGGAGGTAGTTGACCAGCTTCAAGAATTATGCCGTCGGTGGCTGAGGCCAGAGATTCTTTCAAAAGAGCAGATCTTGGAACTTGTGGTGCTAGAGCAGTTCCTGACCATTCTGCCCGGGGACACACAGACTCTCATAAAGAAGCAACATCCACAGAGCATCGAGGAGGCTGTGGTCCTGGTAGAACACTTGCAAAGGGAAACTGGCCAAACAAGGAATGGG GTTGCAGTCCAGGAGCTGGGAAAGGAGGCAGTGCTCTTGGGAGAAGCAGCAGAGGCCCCAGGCTTCCAGCTGAAGCCAGCAGAGTCCCAGCCAGTGGGCATGTCCCTGGAGGAAGAAGTTTGGAACATACACCAGGGTCTACAAGAGCCACTGAGCAGGAATACCCACAAAGAACCTGAGCCCGTATGTGAGAGGG TGGTGCCTGCTCACCGGATCCTAACCTTTCCTGAGCAGACAGACACCAAAGACTGGACAGTGGCACCTGAGCTTGTCTTGCCTGAGTCCCAG AGCTTGTTGACATTTGAAGAAGTGGCCATGTATTTTTCCCAGGAAGAATGGGAGTTACTGGATCCCACTCAGAAGGCCCTCTACAATGATGTAATGCAAGAAAACTATGAGACTGTCATCTCTCTAG CTGTGCCTGCTCACCAGCTCCTAGCCTTTCCTAAGCAGACAAATACCAGTGAGTGGACAGTGGCACCTGAGCTCATTCTGCCTGAGTCCCAG AGCTTGTTGACATTTGAAGAAGTGGCCATGTATTTTTCCCAGGAAGAATGGGAGTTACTGGATCCCACTCAGAAGGCCCTCTACAATGACGTAATGCAAGAAAACTATGAGACTGTCATCTCTCTAG CATTATTTGTGCTCCCCAAACCTAAAGTGATCTCCTGTCTAGAGCAAGGAGAAGAGCCATGGGTTCAAAGACCCCTGGAGTTCAAGGACAGTTCTGAAGAGCTGCCTACAG CAGGGCTGAAGCTTAAAAATGACACTGAAAATATTCAGTCTCTATGTCTTTCTGACTTAGAAATACAAGCACCAGTAGCTATAGCATCAAGAAAGGCCAGATTGAAAGTTCCCCAGAAAACAATTGGCAAGGAAAATCATGGTGATGTGCATAGGGTGGGGAAATTGCACCGAGATTTTccagtgaagaaaaaaaagaaactttcaaCCTGGAAACAAGAGCTGCTGAAACTTATGGAACTTCAGAAGAAAGAACGTGCAGCAGAGAGGCCTTTTAAATGCCAGGAATGTGGGAAAAGCTTCAGAGTTAGCTCTGACCTCATTAAACACCAGAGAGTTCACACGgaagagaaaccatataaatgtcaACAATGTGATAAGAGGTTTAGGTGGAGCTCCGATCTTAATAAGCACTTAACAACACACCAAGGAATAAAACCATATAAATGCTCATGGTGTGGGAAAGGCTTCAGTCAAAAGACAAATCTCCACACACACCAAAgaactcacactggagagaagccctTTACTTGTCATGAATGTGGGAAAAAATTCAATCAAAATTGCCACCTTATTAAACATCGGAGAACTCACACAGGTGAGCAGCCTTACACCTGTACCACGTGCAGGAGAAACTTCAGCAGACGCTCAAGCCTTCTTAGACACCAGAAACTCCACCAGTAA
- the LOC129637911 gene encoding zinc finger protein 75D-like isoform X3, whose protein sequence is MMTVDLKVAEFLNPQIRALWETKGPVAENASQHKKHAPQTDSLSPERSHQHFRNFLYHEAAGPREVVDQLQELCRRWLRPEILSKEQILELVVLEQFLTILPGDTQTLIKKQHPQSIEEAVVLVEHLQRETGQTRNGVAVQELGKEAVLLGEAAEAPGFQLKPAESQPVGMSLEEEVWNIHQGLQEPLSRNTHKEPEPVCERVVPAHRILTFPEQTDTKDWTVAPELVLPESQSLLTFEEVAMYFSQEEWELLDPTQKALYNDVMQENYETVISLAVPAHQLLAFPKQTNTSEWTVAPELILPESQSLLTFEEVAMYFSQEEWELLDPTQKALYNDVMQENYETVISLALFVLPKPKVISCLEQGEEPWVQRPLEFKDSSEELPTDDETKCERDPLATTANYLQTTTRFPSL, encoded by the exons ATGATGACAGTAGATCTGAAGGTGGCTGAGTTCTTGAACCCTCAGATCAGAGCTCTTTGGGAGACCAAAGGACCTGTGGCAGAGAATGCCAGTCAGCATAAGAAACATGCTCCACAGACGGACAGTCTCAGTCCTGAGAGGTCTCACCAGCACTTCCGGAACTTCCTCTATCATGAAGCAGCTGGACCCCGGGAGGTAGTTGACCAGCTTCAAGAATTATGCCGTCGGTGGCTGAGGCCAGAGATTCTTTCAAAAGAGCAGATCTTGGAACTTGTGGTGCTAGAGCAGTTCCTGACCATTCTGCCCGGGGACACACAGACTCTCATAAAGAAGCAACATCCACAGAGCATCGAGGAGGCTGTGGTCCTGGTAGAACACTTGCAAAGGGAAACTGGCCAAACAAGGAATGGG GTTGCAGTCCAGGAGCTGGGAAAGGAGGCAGTGCTCTTGGGAGAAGCAGCAGAGGCCCCAGGCTTCCAGCTGAAGCCAGCAGAGTCCCAGCCAGTGGGCATGTCCCTGGAGGAAGAAGTTTGGAACATACACCAGGGTCTACAAGAGCCACTGAGCAGGAATACCCACAAAGAACCTGAGCCCGTATGTGAGAGGG TGGTGCCTGCTCACCGGATCCTAACCTTTCCTGAGCAGACAGACACCAAAGACTGGACAGTGGCACCTGAGCTTGTCTTGCCTGAGTCCCAG AGCTTGTTGACATTTGAAGAAGTGGCCATGTATTTTTCCCAGGAAGAATGGGAGTTACTGGATCCCACTCAGAAGGCCCTCTACAATGATGTAATGCAAGAAAACTATGAGACTGTCATCTCTCTAG CTGTGCCTGCTCACCAGCTCCTAGCCTTTCCTAAGCAGACAAATACCAGTGAGTGGACAGTGGCACCTGAGCTCATTCTGCCTGAGTCCCAG AGCTTGTTGACATTTGAAGAAGTGGCCATGTATTTTTCCCAGGAAGAATGGGAGTTACTGGATCCCACTCAGAAGGCCCTCTACAATGACGTAATGCAAGAAAACTATGAGACTGTCATCTCTCTAG CATTATTTGTGCTCCCCAAACCTAAAGTGATCTCCTGTCTAGAGCAAGGAGAAGAGCCATGGGTTCAAAGACCCCTGGAGTTCAAGGACAGTTCTGAAGAGCTGCCTACAG
- the LOC129637911 gene encoding zinc finger protein 75D-like isoform X2, protein MMTVDLKVAEFLNPQIRALWETKGPVAENASQHKKHAPQTDSLSPERSHQHFRNFLYHEAAGPREVVDQLQELCRRWLRPEILSKEQILELVVLEQFLTILPGDTQTLIKKQHPQSIEEAVVLVEHLQRETGQTRNGVAVQELGKEAVLLGEAAEAPGFQLKPAESQPVGMSLEEEVWNIHQGLQEPLSRNTHKEPEPVCERVVPAHRILTFPEQTDTKDWTVAPELVLPESQSLLTFEEVAMYFSQEEWELLDPTQKALYNDVMQENYETVISLAVPAHQLLAFPKQTNTSEWTVAPELILPESQSLLTFEEVAMYFSQEEWELLDPTQKALYNDVMQENYETVISLALFVLPKPKVISCLEQGEEPWVQRPLEFKDSSEELPTGLKLKNDTENIQSLCLSDLEIQAPVAIASRKARLKVPQKTIGKENHGDVHRVGKLHRDFPVKKKKKLSTWKQELLKLMELQKKERAAERPFKCQECGKSFRVSSDLIKHQRVHTEEKPYKCQQCDKRFRWSSDLNKHLTTHQGIKPYKCSWCGKGFSQKTNLHTHQRTHTGEKPFTCHECGKKFNQNCHLIKHRRTHTGEQPYTCTTCRRNFSRRSSLLRHQKLHQ, encoded by the exons ATGATGACAGTAGATCTGAAGGTGGCTGAGTTCTTGAACCCTCAGATCAGAGCTCTTTGGGAGACCAAAGGACCTGTGGCAGAGAATGCCAGTCAGCATAAGAAACATGCTCCACAGACGGACAGTCTCAGTCCTGAGAGGTCTCACCAGCACTTCCGGAACTTCCTCTATCATGAAGCAGCTGGACCCCGGGAGGTAGTTGACCAGCTTCAAGAATTATGCCGTCGGTGGCTGAGGCCAGAGATTCTTTCAAAAGAGCAGATCTTGGAACTTGTGGTGCTAGAGCAGTTCCTGACCATTCTGCCCGGGGACACACAGACTCTCATAAAGAAGCAACATCCACAGAGCATCGAGGAGGCTGTGGTCCTGGTAGAACACTTGCAAAGGGAAACTGGCCAAACAAGGAATGGG GTTGCAGTCCAGGAGCTGGGAAAGGAGGCAGTGCTCTTGGGAGAAGCAGCAGAGGCCCCAGGCTTCCAGCTGAAGCCAGCAGAGTCCCAGCCAGTGGGCATGTCCCTGGAGGAAGAAGTTTGGAACATACACCAGGGTCTACAAGAGCCACTGAGCAGGAATACCCACAAAGAACCTGAGCCCGTATGTGAGAGGG TGGTGCCTGCTCACCGGATCCTAACCTTTCCTGAGCAGACAGACACCAAAGACTGGACAGTGGCACCTGAGCTTGTCTTGCCTGAGTCCCAG AGCTTGTTGACATTTGAAGAAGTGGCCATGTATTTTTCCCAGGAAGAATGGGAGTTACTGGATCCCACTCAGAAGGCCCTCTACAATGATGTAATGCAAGAAAACTATGAGACTGTCATCTCTCTAG CTGTGCCTGCTCACCAGCTCCTAGCCTTTCCTAAGCAGACAAATACCAGTGAGTGGACAGTGGCACCTGAGCTCATTCTGCCTGAGTCCCAG AGCTTGTTGACATTTGAAGAAGTGGCCATGTATTTTTCCCAGGAAGAATGGGAGTTACTGGATCCCACTCAGAAGGCCCTCTACAATGACGTAATGCAAGAAAACTATGAGACTGTCATCTCTCTAG CATTATTTGTGCTCCCCAAACCTAAAGTGATCTCCTGTCTAGAGCAAGGAGAAGAGCCATGGGTTCAAAGACCCCTGGAGTTCAAGGACAGTTCTGAAGAGCTGCCTACAG GGCTGAAGCTTAAAAATGACACTGAAAATATTCAGTCTCTATGTCTTTCTGACTTAGAAATACAAGCACCAGTAGCTATAGCATCAAGAAAGGCCAGATTGAAAGTTCCCCAGAAAACAATTGGCAAGGAAAATCATGGTGATGTGCATAGGGTGGGGAAATTGCACCGAGATTTTccagtgaagaaaaaaaagaaactttcaaCCTGGAAACAAGAGCTGCTGAAACTTATGGAACTTCAGAAGAAAGAACGTGCAGCAGAGAGGCCTTTTAAATGCCAGGAATGTGGGAAAAGCTTCAGAGTTAGCTCTGACCTCATTAAACACCAGAGAGTTCACACGgaagagaaaccatataaatgtcaACAATGTGATAAGAGGTTTAGGTGGAGCTCCGATCTTAATAAGCACTTAACAACACACCAAGGAATAAAACCATATAAATGCTCATGGTGTGGGAAAGGCTTCAGTCAAAAGACAAATCTCCACACACACCAAAgaactcacactggagagaagccctTTACTTGTCATGAATGTGGGAAAAAATTCAATCAAAATTGCCACCTTATTAAACATCGGAGAACTCACACAGGTGAGCAGCCTTACACCTGTACCACGTGCAGGAGAAACTTCAGCAGACGCTCAAGCCTTCTTAGACACCAGAAACTCCACCAGTAA